The following coding sequences lie in one Danio rerio strain Tuebingen ecotype United States chromosome 3, GRCz12tu, whole genome shotgun sequence genomic window:
- the LOC110439013 gene encoding uncharacterized protein, with product MDIITCIFMSLCLLLVANGFTVRGSSAPLSAPLGSSVVLPCYVDEALPVEDLEVEWRRADSETLIHLYQDGESRAEVQQQDYHDRAHFFTEEIQHGNFSLRLDNLTAQDEGEYRCRVHSQQDSGETVAQIKVSNERLLVSGSNHLESAYVGEDVTLNCSVDSHITPEHIEEVSWLKTDEDGDFLVLLYQNNEILPDSSHEQFRGRVEFFTAEIPKGNFSLRLKSVRFEDKGVYMCQVFAGDLSANATVELERLGFSSLHIAVLFFCVAAGSGALLLLCSLIYCRYKNTVSNSTIWNLQLSLVFFPNICMFLAFILWGFTEGSLHETITCSALYILRPFMLIWALSYLKYLQESLKSWTSFFTPTTEFAVLTLVVYSVLFSYGWRKRAHDTDSKPRVFSGLCFGVVVLMCLILSTGFENICCFVIIIFLVLFELLQLFSSFGIASLGPFGLLAVVFGYMLWLACIPFFLRPPAKCLCRTWLLALWIITISVLDIIIVIYIHLVILEREKERLEWICVISFLDVLKIIMILVQVKKLSETLRIRQQTETSGQGSNTLSLCNEIMYMFGAVGVVLLSSVSLTAELILKALNGERVIEDLRVIVFPSESAFAFYWLLLQMHAHWKDLRSGEQPNYEMEFLSALDSASPD from the exons ATGGACATTATTACCTGCATATTTATGTCACTATGTCTACTTCTGGTCGCTAATG GCTTCACTGTTCGTGGTTCCTCTGCTCCTCTGTCTGCTCCTCTGGGATCTTCAGTGGTTTTGCCCTGTTATGTTGATGAAGCTTTACCAGTGGAGGATCTGGAGGTGGAATGGAGAAGAGCAGACTCAGAGACTCTGATTCATCTGTATCAAGATGGTGAGAGTCGAGCAGAGGTCCAGCAGCAGGATTATCATGATAGAGCTCATTTCTTTACTGAGGAGATTCAACATGGAAACTTCTCCCTCCGTCTGGACAATCTGACAGCTCAAGATGAAGGAGAATACAGGTGTAGAGTTCACAGTCAGCAGGATTCTGGAGAAACTGTGGCTCAGATAAAAGTCAGCAATG AGCGTTTGTTAGTATCAGGATCAAATCATCTTGAATCTGCATATGTTGGTGAGGACGTGACTCTGAACTGCTCTGTAGACTCTCACATCACTCCTGAACACATTGAAGAGGTTTCATGGTTGAAAACAGATGAAGATGGAGATTTTCTGGTTCTGCTTTACCAAAATAATGAGATTTTACCAGATTCATCACATGAACAGTTCAGGGGCAGAGTTGAGTTCTTCACTGCTGAAATCCCCAAAGGAAACTTCTCTCTCAGACTGAAGAGTGTCAGGTTTGAGGATAAAGGAGTTTACATGTGTCAAGTGTTTGCTGGAGATTTATCAGCCAATGCGACTGTAGAGCTGGAGAGACTGG GTTTCTCTTCTTTGCACATCGCTGTGCTGTTTTTCTGTGTTGCTGCTGGATCTGGAGCTCTTCTTCTGCTCTGCTCTCTGATCTACTGCAGATATAAAAACACAG TCTCAAACAGCACAATCTGGAATCTTCAGCTTTCTCTGGTCTTTTTCCCAAACATCTGTATGTTCTTAGCCTTCATCCTTTGGGGCTTTACTGAAG GATCTTTACATGAGACCATCACCTGCTCTGCTCTTTATATTCTGAGGCCTTTTATGCTGATCTGGGCTTTGTCCTATTTGAAGTATCTTCAAG AGAGCCTTAAATCATGGACCAGCTTTTTCACACCAACAACGGAATTTGCGGTTCTCACACTAGTTGTTTATTCAG TTCTTTTTTCATATGGCTGGAGAAAAAGAGCACACGATACAGACAGCAAACCTCGTGTATTTTCTGGATTATGCTTTGGAGTTGTTGTGCTGATGTGCCTCATATTGAGTACAG GTTTTGAGAACATTTGTTGTTTCGTTATCATCATCTTCTTGGTCCTCTTTGAATTGCTCCAGTTGTTCTCCTCATTTGGAATTGCCTCTCTAG gaCCTTTTGGTCTTCTTGCTGTGGTTTTTGGTTACATGTTATGGCTGGCCTGTATACCATTTTTTCTTCGTCCACCAGCCAAAT GTCTCTGCAGAACATGGCTTTTAGCATTGTGGATAATAACAATATCAGTTCTGGATATCATTATAGTCATTTATATTCATCTGGTTATATTGGAAAGGGAGAAAG AGCGCTTGGAGTGgatctgtgtcatttcatttcttGACGTTCTGAAGATTATCATGATTCTTGTGCAAG taaaaaaactTTCAGAAACTCTGAGAATACGACAGCAGACTGAGACGAGCGGGCAAGGATCAAACACAT TGTCTCTCTGTAATGAGATCATGTACATGTTTGGAGCAGTTGGTGTTGTTTTGTTGAGCTCAGTTTCACTGACAGCAGAACTCATCCTGAAAGCAC tgaatGGAGAGCGTGTCATTGAGGATCTGAGAGTCATCGTCTTCCCTTCTGAATCTGCTTTTGCCTTTTATTGGCTGCTTTTACAAATGCACGCTCACT GGAAAGATCTTAGATCAGG AGAACAACCGAATTATGAAATGGAGTTTCTGTCTGCACTTGATTCTGCTTCTCCAGATTGA
- the LOC141381071 gene encoding butyrophilin subfamily 2 member A1-like has protein sequence MAQPGPEPIFPPPFFDALINYCVVSGFTVRGPSAPLSAPLGSSVVLPCYVDEALPVEDLEVEWRRADSETLVHLYQDGESQAEVQQQDYHDRAHFFTEEIQHGNFSLRLDNLTAQDEGEYRCTVHSQQDSGEAVAQIKVSNERLLVSGSNHPASAYVGEDVTLNCSVDSHITPKHIIEASWRKTDKDVNILVLLYQNNKTLPESSNEQFRGRVEFFTAEISKGNFSLRLKSVRTEDKGVYMCQVFAGDLSANATVELERLGKEQKQ, from the exons ATGGCGCAGCCGGGGCCTGAACCC atTTTCCCTCCTCCTTTTTTTGACGCATTAATCaattattgtgttgtttcaggCTTCACTGTTCGTGGTCCCTCTGCTCCTCTGTCTGCTCCTCTGGGATCTTCAGTGGTTTTGCCCTGTTATGTTGATGAAGCTTTACCAGTGGAGGATCTGGAGGTGGAATGGAGAAGAGCAGACTCAGAGACTCTGGTTCATCTGTATCAAGATGGAGAGAGTCAAGCAGAGGTCCAGCAGCAGGATTATCATGATAGAGCTCATTTCTTTACTGAGGAGATTCAACATGGAAACTTCTCCCTCCGTCTGGACAATCTGACAGCTCAAGATGAAGGAGAATACAGGTGTACAGTTCACAGTCAGCAGGATTCTGGAGAAGCTGTGGCTCAGATAAAAGTCAGCAATG aGCGTTTGTTAGTATCAGGATCAAATCATCCTGCTTCTGCATATGTTGGTGAGGACGTGACTCTGAACTGCTCTGTAGACTCTCACATCACACCTAAACACATTATAGAGGCTTCATGGAGGAAAACAGATAAAGATGTAAATATTCTGGTTCTGCTGTATCAAAACAACAAGACTTTACCAGAGTCATCAAATGAACAGTTCAGAGGCAGAGTTGAGTTCTTCACTGCTGAAATCTCCAAAGGAAACTTCTCTCTCAGACTGAAGAGTGTCAGAACTGAGGATAAAGGAGTTTACATGTGTCAAGTGTTTGCTGGAGATTTATCAGCCAATGCTACTGTAGAGCTGGAGAGACTGGGTAAGGAACAAAAACAGTGA